A region of Crassaminicella thermophila DNA encodes the following proteins:
- a CDS encoding XkdQ/YqbQ family protein, with amino-acid sequence MHELIVYSFTGQQRNISSIIGTLSWFSSEDTLGVQLNFETPYSDVTKIGQMVVLRNNGKEIFRGIIVAEEINRKFSRSYIAFDYAFYLNKSKGIYQFNKIQASKAITQLLNDFNVPIGNIINIPTIINHIYYDKVISDIIKDILQQATNETGQKYRLEMREGKLYIEKQTDLVINATFKLASNLKENSITSAMSNPTRRRSIEDMKNSIMIVVNNKDSATLVGEAKDETSIKQYGLLQEVQTIDEKDIVQAKNIAQTLLKDLNKIFEDNSIECIGNDDVRAGRILEIIEPITGMNGQYRIISCTHNINNGIHKMSLDLGVI; translated from the coding sequence GTGCATGAGTTAATAGTATATAGCTTTACAGGGCAACAAAGAAATATAAGCTCTATTATAGGAACTTTAAGCTGGTTCAGCAGCGAAGATACCTTAGGGGTACAATTAAATTTTGAAACACCTTATTCTGATGTAACAAAAATCGGACAAATGGTAGTTTTAAGAAACAATGGGAAGGAAATTTTTAGAGGGATTATAGTTGCTGAAGAAATAAATAGGAAGTTTTCAAGAAGTTACATAGCTTTTGATTATGCATTTTATCTTAATAAATCTAAAGGAATATATCAGTTTAATAAAATACAGGCATCTAAGGCAATTACTCAGCTACTTAATGATTTTAATGTGCCTATAGGAAATATAATTAATATTCCAACCATAATTAATCACATATATTATGACAAAGTTATAAGTGATATTATAAAAGACATTCTTCAGCAAGCAACAAATGAAACTGGTCAAAAGTATAGACTAGAAATGAGAGAAGGAAAATTATATATAGAAAAACAAACTGATTTAGTTATAAATGCAACTTTCAAATTAGCTTCTAATTTAAAAGAAAATAGCATTACTAGTGCAATGAGCAACCCTACACGTAGAAGATCTATAGAAGATATGAAAAACAGCATAATGATAGTAGTAAATAATAAAGACTCGGCTACATTAGTTGGAGAAGCTAAAGATGAAACTTCAATAAAACAATATGGACTACTTCAAGAGGTACAAACAATTGACGAAAAAGATATAGTACAGGCTAAAAACATTGCTCAAACTTTACTGAAGGACTTAAACAAAATATTTGAGGACAACAGCATTGAATGCATCGGCAACGATGATGTAAGAGCAGGAAGAATACTTGAAATTATAGAACCTATAACTGGAATGAATGGGCAATATAGAATAATATCTTGTACTCATAATATAAATAATGGTATTCATAAAATGTCACTAGATTTGGGGGTGATATA
- a CDS encoding phage tail tape measure protein, with protein MASKSIKAILTLKDKNFSSNMKKASKGVKGFNRRLKYSSNQVKKFKRDVAYSFKSVAKSAVGIAGAYLGFRALSNGISESVEAAKAQIDAETKLQAVLKNTKGITDQQIEGLKKYASEQQNLGVIGDEVQIAGIQQIGTFQLQADTIKKLIPGMNDLLAQQKGLNATQQDAVNIGNLIGKVMSGQVGALSRVGISFTKAQEKILKYGTESEKAATLAEVLKQNVGGVNKALAETDQGKIQQMTNAWGDYKEEIGKKILPLQAQFAGWFAKKIPGIQTFTLNLIDKTILGVKGFKKVAISVWIKVKKVIKDNKPVIDNIKNGIKSLGDKVLLIKNWFVDAFQNIKAKIEENKPAIEGVKGVLADLGNKALAMKDWLVDTFESAKPSLNWIKDEGLPLVVDGVAGVIDKATELYNFINDNWSTIEPIILGVAGAITTYKLAVLTTTAVTKGAILVTKGLTLAQGALNTVMNLSPLAKWSIIIGAAIAAGVYLYKNWDTIKAKAGELWEGIKSAFEPLGEFFNGVWEGVKTGFKAFINFFIDGINTVIGGVNSIKVKVPDWVPRWGGKEWGINIPKIPEFALGTSYFKGGLARINERGGEIVNLPNGSQVIPADKSEKIINRDNSKIEVNVIIKGNVIGNEEYAEYIANEIIKKTKLALANG; from the coding sequence GTGGCTTCTAAAAGTATAAAAGCTATATTAACGCTAAAAGATAAAAACTTTTCTTCAAATATGAAGAAGGCATCTAAAGGCGTAAAAGGTTTTAATAGAAGGCTTAAATATAGTAGTAATCAAGTTAAAAAGTTTAAAAGGGATGTAGCATACAGTTTTAAAAGTGTTGCTAAAAGTGCTGTGGGTATTGCAGGAGCCTATCTAGGTTTTAGAGCATTATCAAATGGTATTAGTGAAAGTGTTGAAGCTGCAAAAGCTCAGATAGATGCTGAAACAAAACTACAAGCTGTTCTTAAAAATACTAAAGGTATTACGGATCAACAAATTGAAGGGCTTAAAAAATATGCTAGTGAACAACAGAATTTAGGAGTAATAGGTGACGAAGTACAAATTGCTGGTATTCAACAAATAGGTACTTTTCAACTCCAAGCTGATACTATTAAAAAATTAATTCCAGGAATGAACGATTTACTTGCTCAGCAAAAGGGATTAAACGCTACACAACAAGATGCTGTAAATATAGGGAATTTAATTGGTAAAGTTATGTCTGGACAAGTTGGAGCATTATCTAGAGTGGGTATTTCATTTACAAAAGCACAAGAAAAAATATTAAAATATGGAACTGAATCAGAAAAGGCAGCTACACTTGCTGAGGTATTAAAACAAAATGTTGGTGGGGTTAATAAGGCACTTGCAGAAACTGACCAAGGTAAGATACAGCAAATGACTAATGCATGGGGAGATTATAAAGAAGAAATAGGGAAAAAGATACTTCCACTACAAGCTCAATTTGCTGGTTGGTTTGCTAAAAAAATACCTGGAATACAGACGTTTACTTTAAACCTTATTGACAAAACAATTTTAGGAGTAAAAGGGTTTAAAAAAGTTGCTATTAGTGTATGGATAAAAGTTAAAAAAGTTATTAAAGATAATAAACCTGTAATAGATAATATTAAGAATGGTATCAAATCCTTAGGCGATAAGGTTTTATTAATAAAAAACTGGTTTGTAGATGCATTTCAAAATATAAAAGCAAAAATTGAAGAAAACAAGCCTGCTATTGAAGGTGTAAAAGGTGTATTAGCAGATTTAGGAAATAAAGCTTTAGCAATGAAAGACTGGCTAGTTGACACTTTTGAAAGTGCAAAACCTTCTTTAAATTGGATAAAAGATGAAGGGCTACCATTAGTAGTTGATGGAGTAGCAGGAGTAATTGATAAAGCAACTGAATTATATAATTTTATTAACGACAATTGGTCTACAATTGAACCGATAATATTGGGGGTAGCAGGAGCAATAACAACGTACAAATTGGCAGTACTAACTACTACTGCAGTAACCAAAGGAGCAATTTTAGTTACGAAAGGTCTTACATTAGCTCAAGGAGCTCTTAATACAGTTATGAATTTAAGTCCTTTAGCAAAATGGTCTATTATAATAGGAGCTGCTATTGCAGCTGGTGTTTACTTGTATAAGAATTGGGATACTATTAAGGCTAAAGCTGGAGAATTGTGGGAAGGAATAAAATCGGCATTTGAACCTTTAGGGGAATTTTTTAATGGAGTATGGGAAGGTGTAAAAACAGGCTTTAAAGCATTTATTAACTTTTTTATAGATGGTATTAATACAGTAATAGGTGGAGTAAATTCTATTAAAGTAAAGGTTCCTGATTGGGTTCCAAGATGGGGTGGAAAAGAATGGGGAATAAATATCCCTAAAATACCTGAATTTGCACTTGGTACAAGTTATTTCAAAGGTGGATTAGCACGCATTAATGAACGTGGTGGAGAAATAGTTAATCTACCTAATGGATCACAAGTTATTCCAGCTGATAAATCAGAAAAAATAATTAATAGAGATAATTCAAAAATTGAAGTGAATGTAATTATAAAAGGTAATGTAATAGGGAATGAAGAATATGCTGAATATATAGCAAATGAAATAATTAAAAAAACAAAACTAGCACTAGCAAATGGTTAG
- a CDS encoding phage portal protein, translating to MDIFLSINNREQVIQLPIIPEEFQVEFSNNNETFTTISQGDLNLIGNKGLKTLTIETFFPNKEYEFAKSKKMTGDEFVESILNWIDRKVPIRIVITSKEGKEVINLPVTIDSFNYGYDRVGDVKYSLALREFRFVGV from the coding sequence GTGGATATATTTTTATCAATAAATAATAGAGAACAGGTAATACAGTTACCAATAATTCCAGAAGAATTTCAAGTGGAATTTAGCAATAATAACGAAACATTTACCACTATATCTCAAGGAGATTTGAACTTAATAGGAAATAAGGGATTAAAAACTTTAACAATAGAAACCTTTTTCCCTAATAAAGAATATGAATTTGCTAAAAGTAAAAAAATGACTGGAGATGAATTTGTAGAAAGTATTTTAAACTGGATTGATAGAAAAGTACCTATTCGTATAGTTATAACAAGTAAAGAAGGCAAAGAAGTTATTAATTTACCAGTAACTATAGATTCATTTAATTATGGATACGATAGAGTTGGAGATGTAAAATATTCCCTCGCTCTTAGAGAATTTAGATTTGTGGGGGTGTAG